From Bosea sp. NBC_00550, the proteins below share one genomic window:
- a CDS encoding NAD(P) transhydrogenase subunit alpha codes for MANPTTEQALEQARNAATLARQAAELAERYADQAAAAASIATGGVDPTVYRLAIFVLAVFVGYYVVWSVTPALHTPLMSVTNAISSVIVVGALLAVGVETLPALGDGPIWAKVFGFLALILASVNIFGGFLVTERMLAMYKKKG; via the coding sequence ATGGCAAATCCGACCACCGAACAGGCTCTCGAACAGGCCCGCAACGCGGCCACGCTCGCCAGGCAGGCGGCCGAGCTCGCCGAGCGCTATGCCGACCAGGCCGCCGCCGCCGCCAGCATCGCCACCGGCGGCGTCGACCCGACGGTCTATCGCCTCGCGATCTTCGTGCTCGCCGTCTTCGTCGGCTACTACGTCGTCTGGTCGGTGACGCCGGCCCTTCACACGCCGCTGATGTCGGTCACCAATGCGATCTCCTCGGTCATCGTCGTCGGCGCGCTGCTCGCCGTCGGCGTCGAGACCCTGCCGGCGCTCGGCGACGGGCCGATCTGGGCCAAGGTCTTCGGCTTCCTGGCGCTGATCCTCGCCTCGGTGAACATCTTCGGCGGCTTCCTCGTCACCGAGCGCATGCTCGCGATGTACAAGAAGAAGGGCTGA
- the purE gene encoding 5-(carboxyamino)imidazole ribonucleotide mutase, with translation MAETSTPVAIIMGSQSDWATMRHAAETLDALAIPYDARIVSAHRTPERLFAFAKGARAEGFKVVIAGAGGAAHLPGMAASLTPLPVFGVPVESKALSGQDSLLSIVQMPAGIPVGTLAIGRAGAVNAALLAAAVLALSDAGLAERLDAYRARQSAGIAERPNRDEA, from the coding sequence ATGGCCGAGACCAGCACACCCGTCGCCATCATCATGGGCAGCCAGTCCGACTGGGCGACGATGCGCCACGCCGCCGAGACGCTCGACGCGCTCGCCATCCCCTATGACGCCCGCATCGTCTCGGCCCATCGCACGCCGGAGCGCCTGTTCGCCTTCGCCAAGGGCGCCAGGGCCGAGGGCTTCAAGGTGGTGATCGCCGGCGCCGGCGGCGCCGCGCATCTGCCGGGCATGGCGGCATCGCTGACGCCGCTGCCGGTCTTCGGCGTGCCCGTCGAATCCAAGGCCCTGTCGGGGCAGGACAGCCTGCTCTCCATCGTGCAGATGCCGGCCGGCATCCCGGTCGGCACGCTCGCCATCGGCCGGGCCGGCGCCGTCAACGCGGCCCTGCTCGCCGCAGCCGTGCTCGCCCTTTCGGATGCGGGCCTGGCGGAGCGGCTGGACGCCTATCGCGCCCGCCAGAGCGCAGGCATCGCCGAGCGGCCCAACCGGGACGAGGCATGA
- a CDS encoding NAD(P)(+) transhydrogenase (Re/Si-specific) subunit beta yields the protein MAANLSALLYVVSGVLFIMALRGLSHPTTSRQGNRYGMIGMAIAIVTTVLFFPPSGFSGWLLVILGIAIGGGIGAYMAKRVQMTQMPQLVAFFHSLVGLAAVLVAAAALYAPEAFGIGHTGSIKGASLFEMALGVAIGAITFTGSIIAFLKLDGRMSGKPIMLPQRHGINIGLGIALIVLLAIFIKSESHAVFWLIVAVSLALGILLIIPIGGADMPVVVSMLNSYSGWAAAGIGFTLGNMALIITGALVGSSGAILSYIMCKAMNRSFISVILGGFGGDDAAAGAGGAVEARPVKQGSADDAAYIMKNAGKVIIVPGYGMAVAQAQHTLREMADLLKKEGVEVKYAIHPVAGRMPGHMNVLLAEANVPYDEVFELEDINSEFGQADVAFVIGANDVTNPAAKTDKASPIYGMPILDVEKAKTVLFIKRGMAAGYAGVENELFFRPNTMMLFGDAKKVTDDIVKAMAH from the coding sequence ATGGCCGCGAACCTCTCAGCCCTGCTCTACGTCGTTTCGGGCGTCCTGTTCATCATGGCCCTGCGGGGCCTGTCGCATCCGACGACCTCGCGGCAGGGCAACCGCTACGGCATGATCGGCATGGCGATCGCCATCGTCACGACCGTGCTGTTCTTCCCGCCCTCCGGCTTCTCCGGCTGGCTGCTGGTCATCCTCGGCATCGCCATCGGCGGCGGCATCGGCGCCTATATGGCCAAGCGCGTGCAGATGACGCAGATGCCGCAGCTCGTCGCCTTCTTCCACTCGCTCGTCGGCCTTGCCGCCGTGCTGGTGGCGGCGGCGGCGCTCTATGCGCCGGAGGCTTTCGGCATCGGCCATACCGGCTCGATCAAGGGCGCGAGCCTGTTCGAGATGGCGCTCGGCGTCGCCATCGGCGCGATCACCTTCACCGGCTCGATCATCGCCTTCCTCAAGCTCGACGGGCGCATGAGCGGCAAGCCGATCATGCTGCCGCAGCGCCACGGCATCAATATCGGGCTCGGCATCGCGCTCATCGTGCTGCTGGCGATCTTCATCAAGTCGGAGAGCCATGCGGTCTTCTGGCTGATCGTCGCGGTCTCGCTGGCGCTCGGCATCCTGCTGATCATCCCGATCGGCGGCGCAGACATGCCCGTCGTCGTCTCGATGCTCAACTCCTATTCGGGTTGGGCCGCCGCCGGCATCGGCTTCACGCTCGGGAACATGGCGCTGATCATCACCGGCGCGCTGGTCGGCTCGTCGGGCGCGATCCTGTCCTACATCATGTGCAAGGCGATGAACCGGAGCTTCATCTCCGTCATCCTCGGCGGCTTCGGCGGCGACGATGCCGCGGCGGGCGCTGGCGGTGCGGTCGAGGCTCGGCCCGTCAAGCAGGGCTCGGCGGATGATGCCGCCTACATCATGAAGAACGCCGGCAAGGTCATCATCGTGCCGGGCTACGGCATGGCGGTGGCCCAGGCGCAGCATACGCTGCGCGAGATGGCCGACCTGCTCAAGAAGGAAGGCGTCGAGGTCAAATACGCCATCCATCCGGTGGCGGGCCGCATGCCCGGCCACATGAACGTGCTGCTGGCCGAGGCCAACGTGCCCTATGACGAGGTCTTCGAGCTCGAGGACATCAACTCGGAATTCGGCCAGGCCGACGTCGCCTTCGTCATCGGCGCCAACGACGTCACCAACCCGGCGGCCAAGACCGACAAGGCATCGCCGATCTACGGCATGCCGATCCTCGACGTCGAGAAGGCCAAGACCGTGCTCTTCATCAAGCGCGGCATGGCGGCCGGCTATGCCGGCGTCGAGAACGAGCTGTTCTTCCGGCCCAACACGATGATGCTGTTCGGCGACGCCAAGAAGGTCACCGACGACATCGTCAAGGCGATGGCTCACTAA
- a CDS encoding tetratricopeptide repeat protein yields the protein MIRGRYWLAAAGMAVALAGCDTVSNLSSQPAVAELDTRDTADANVNIGSLTEVINRNQNDPGAYNTRGAAYARVGRFSDAISDFTKAVQIDPNLASAYTNRGLALRQSGRTDAALADFNRATTANANYAPAYVARANLLRQQGNSQQAIADLNTAIRLNPEAAEAFHARGLVYQKEGQHQHAVTDFDSVIDRNPYTAPPYIARGQSLNALGKYDAALEDFTAALNVDNRNADAWAGRGFAFEKLGKKTEASEAYQRALGLDGNNAQARAGASRMGGGGGFFRS from the coding sequence ATGATCCGAGGCAGGTATTGGCTGGCAGCAGCCGGCATGGCGGTCGCGCTCGCAGGGTGCGACACCGTCTCGAATTTATCCTCGCAGCCCGCCGTCGCCGAGCTCGACACACGCGACACCGCCGATGCCAACGTCAACATCGGCTCGTTGACCGAGGTCATCAACCGTAACCAGAACGACCCCGGCGCCTACAACACCCGCGGGGCGGCCTATGCCCGGGTCGGCCGCTTCTCGGACGCGATTTCGGACTTCACCAAGGCGGTCCAGATCGACCCTAACCTGGCTTCGGCCTACACGAATCGCGGTCTCGCGCTGCGCCAGAGCGGCCGCACCGACGCCGCGCTGGCCGATTTCAACCGCGCCACCACGGCCAATGCCAATTATGCGCCGGCCTATGTCGCCCGCGCCAACCTGCTGCGCCAGCAGGGCAACAGCCAGCAGGCCATCGCCGACCTCAACACGGCGATCCGCCTCAACCCGGAAGCGGCCGAGGCCTTCCATGCCCGCGGGCTGGTCTACCAGAAGGAAGGCCAGCACCAGCATGCCGTCACCGATTTCGATTCGGTGATCGACCGCAATCCCTACACCGCCCCGCCCTATATCGCGCGCGGCCAGAGCCTGAACGCGCTCGGCAAGTACGACGCCGCGCTCGAGGATTTCACTGCCGCGCTCAATGTCGACAACCGCAACGCCGACGCCTGGGCCGGCCGCGGCTTCGCCTTCGAGAAGCTCGGCAAGAAGACCGAGGCCTCCGAAGCCTATCAGCGTGCGCTTGGCCTCGACGGCAACAACGCGCAGGCGCGGGCCGGCGCCTCACGGATGGGCGGCGGCGGCGGCTTCTTCCGAAGCTGA
- a CDS encoding alpha/beta hydrolase, with protein MLGMLYLRQRELMYPRDPAKADIATAGLVAAEEASIATADGERLVAWVVPPRADKPVLLYFHGNAGNLGRAGRAGRFRALTEDGTGLFAVSYRGYGGSTGSPSEEGLLQDARAAYGAAAERFGTGRLVGHGESLGTGVVLKLAAEVPLRAVVLEAPYLSTVSVAQAIYPYVPVGLLMKDKFRSDEIIGRVKVPLLVMHGERDQLIPFAQGQALYELANAPKRFLRFPAGRHEDLPRYGSVAEVRRFLADVAKGGPAGAETRTVGGPAAKAGASP; from the coding sequence ATGCTCGGCATGCTCTATCTGCGCCAGCGCGAGTTGATGTATCCGCGCGATCCGGCCAAGGCCGATATCGCGACCGCAGGCCTCGTCGCGGCTGAGGAGGCGAGCATCGCGACCGCCGATGGCGAGCGGCTCGTCGCCTGGGTCGTGCCGCCGCGCGCCGACAAGCCCGTCCTGCTCTATTTCCATGGCAATGCCGGCAATCTCGGGCGGGCAGGCCGGGCGGGGCGGTTCCGCGCGCTGACGGAAGACGGGACGGGTCTCTTCGCCGTGAGCTATCGCGGCTATGGCGGTTCCACCGGCAGCCCGAGCGAGGAGGGGCTGCTACAGGATGCCCGCGCCGCCTATGGCGCCGCTGCCGAGCGCTTCGGCACCGGGCGGCTGGTCGGCCACGGAGAATCGCTCGGGACCGGCGTGGTGCTGAAGCTGGCGGCGGAGGTGCCGCTGCGGGCGGTGGTGCTGGAAGCACCCTATCTCTCGACCGTCTCCGTCGCGCAGGCCATCTACCCTTACGTGCCGGTGGGGCTGCTGATGAAGGACAAGTTCCGCTCGGACGAGATCATCGGGCGGGTCAAGGTGCCGCTGCTCGTGATGCATGGCGAGCGCGACCAGCTCATCCCCTTCGCCCAGGGGCAGGCGCTTTATGAGCTGGCCAACGCGCCCAAGCGCTTCCTGCGCTTTCCGGCCGGCCGGCACGAGGATCTGCCTCGATACGGCTCGGTCGCCGAGGTGCGGCGTTTCCTCGCGGATGTCGCCAAGGGAGGCCCGGCCGGAGCCGAAACCCGCACGGTAGGCGGGCCGGCCGCCAAGGCCGGCGCGTCGCCCTGA
- a CDS encoding aa3-type cytochrome c oxidase subunit IV: MADHAQHADIPAMDYNEHERTYTGFVHFAEVGTVACLAIVAALAVGGTKHAWGTALIGTLLAVVGTGVGIAAPSISWRAPLVALVLMLLALLLL, encoded by the coding sequence ATGGCCGACCACGCCCAACATGCCGACATCCCCGCGATGGACTATAACGAGCATGAGCGGACCTATACGGGCTTCGTGCACTTCGCCGAGGTCGGCACCGTCGCCTGCCTCGCGATCGTCGCGGCGCTTGCGGTCGGCGGCACCAAGCATGCCTGGGGCACGGCGCTGATCGGCACGCTGCTCGCCGTGGTCGGCACGGGCGTCGGCATCGCCGCTCCCTCGATTTCCTGGCGTGCACCGCTCGTCGCGCTGGTGCTGATGCTGCTCGCGCTCCTGCTGCTCTGA
- the rpsU gene encoding 30S ribosomal protein S21: MQVLVRDNNVDQALRALKKKMQREGIFREMKLRGHYEKPSEKKAREKAEAVRRARKLVRKKLQREGLLPAPVKPKRP, encoded by the coding sequence GTGCAGGTTCTCGTTCGCGACAACAATGTCGACCAGGCTCTCCGCGCTCTCAAGAAAAAGATGCAGCGCGAAGGTATCTTCCGCGAGATGAAGCTCCGCGGCCACTACGAGAAGCCGTCCGAGAAGAAGGCGCGCGAGAAGGCCGAGGCCGTCCGCCGCGCCCGCAAGCTGGTTCGCAAGAAGCTGCAGCGCGAAGGCCTCCTGCCTGCGCCGGTCAAGCCGAAGCGCCCCTGA
- a CDS encoding 5-(carboxyamino)imidazole ribonucleotide synthase, whose product MSPPVPTGLAPGAVLGILGGGQLARMIALAAADLGIRCHVFAPEADSPAFDVAARHTIADYEDEAALAAFAGAVDVVTYEFENVPAATAAFLAGRAPLHPGARALAVTQDRFSEKSFVAGLGLPVAPFRAVDSLADLEVAVAELGRPSVLKTRRFGYDGKGQVKIAPGSDLAEAHEAIGRFPAILEGFVPFVREVSVVAARGIDGAFAAFDVCENEHRDHILAFTHVPANLSAPASDAAIEAARRIGEALGYVGVFTVELFVLEAQVGKGERIVVNEIAPRVHNSGHWTSEGALTSQFHQHVRSVCGFPLGATTRRGRIEMENLIGDAALRWREILAESGAHLHLYGKRDARPGRKMGHVTRVMPE is encoded by the coding sequence ATGAGCCCGCCCGTCCCCACCGGCCTTGCGCCGGGCGCCGTGCTCGGCATCCTCGGCGGCGGCCAGCTCGCCCGCATGATCGCGCTGGCGGCGGCCGATCTCGGCATCCGCTGCCATGTCTTCGCGCCCGAAGCCGACAGCCCGGCCTTCGACGTCGCCGCCCGTCACACCATCGCCGACTACGAGGACGAGGCCGCGCTCGCCGCCTTCGCGGGTGCCGTCGATGTCGTGACCTATGAATTCGAGAACGTCCCGGCCGCGACCGCGGCCTTCCTCGCCGGGCGTGCCCCGCTGCATCCCGGCGCACGCGCGCTCGCGGTGACGCAGGACCGTTTCAGCGAGAAGAGCTTCGTCGCCGGGCTCGGCCTGCCCGTGGCGCCCTTCCGCGCGGTCGATTCGCTCGCCGACCTCGAAGTCGCCGTCGCCGAGCTCGGCCGCCCTTCGGTGCTGAAGACCCGGCGCTTCGGCTATGACGGCAAGGGACAGGTCAAGATCGCGCCCGGCAGCGATCTCGCCGAGGCGCATGAGGCGATCGGCCGCTTCCCCGCGATCCTCGAAGGCTTCGTGCCCTTCGTCCGCGAGGTTTCGGTCGTCGCCGCCCGCGGCATCGACGGCGCCTTCGCCGCCTTCGACGTCTGCGAGAACGAGCATCGCGACCACATCCTCGCCTTCACCCATGTGCCCGCGAATCTCTCCGCCCCGGCCTCCGATGCGGCGATCGAGGCCGCACGCCGCATCGGCGAGGCGCTGGGCTATGTCGGCGTCTTCACCGTCGAGCTGTTCGTGCTGGAAGCGCAGGTCGGCAAGGGCGAGCGCATCGTCGTCAACGAGATCGCCCCGCGCGTCCACAATTCCGGGCATTGGACCAGCGAGGGCGCGCTGACCTCGCAGTTCCACCAGCATGTCCGCTCCGTCTGCGGCTTCCCGCTCGGTGCCACCACCCGGCGCGGCCGGATCGAGATGGAAAACCTGATCGGCGACGCCGCGCTGCGGTGGCGCGAGATCCTGGCCGAGTCCGGCGCCCATCTCCACCTCTACGGCAAGCGCGACGCCCGCCCCGGCCGCAAGATGGGCCATGTCACGCGGGTCATGCCGGAATAA
- a CDS encoding ABC1 kinase family protein — MSDRDTEANRFSARAARYARVGANVGGVAARIAGARLFGVEGRDASNAEALAKALGGLKGPIMKVAQLVATIPDVVPPEYAAELQKLQSQAPPMGAAFVKRRMMAELGAGWRERFGEFDLKPAAAASLGQVHRATTREGAPLACKLQYPDMESAVEADIAQLEILFALHRRMGAVIDTTEIAKEIGARVREELDYRREAKHIALYQTILADTAQVRVPAVEAGLSTGRLLTMHWLDGSPILSHKQDGQEARDRISTAMFKAWWRPFSHHGVIHGDPHLGNYTVFSEAGEPDGINLLDYGCIRIFPPSFVGGVVDLYRGLRDGEDARVVHAYETWGFKGLTKDLVDTLNIWARFIYGPLLEDRTRRIAEGVGPAEYGRKQAFQVHQALKQRGPVTVPREFVFMDRAAIGLGGVFLHLDAELNFHRLFETEIDGFSLERVAERQSTALAGAGLKAQA, encoded by the coding sequence ATGTCCGACCGCGATACCGAAGCCAACCGCTTTTCTGCCCGTGCCGCGCGCTATGCCCGCGTCGGGGCCAATGTCGGCGGGGTGGCGGCGCGGATCGCCGGCGCCCGGCTCTTCGGCGTCGAGGGACGCGACGCCTCCAATGCCGAGGCCTTGGCGAAGGCGCTCGGCGGGCTGAAGGGGCCGATCATGAAGGTGGCCCAGCTCGTCGCCACCATTCCCGATGTCGTGCCGCCCGAATATGCCGCCGAATTGCAGAAGCTGCAGTCGCAGGCGCCGCCGATGGGCGCGGCCTTCGTCAAGCGCCGGATGATGGCGGAGCTCGGCGCGGGCTGGCGCGAGCGTTTCGGCGAGTTCGATCTCAAGCCGGCGGCGGCGGCCTCGCTCGGGCAGGTGCATCGCGCCACGACGAGGGAAGGCGCCCCACTCGCCTGCAAGCTGCAATATCCTGACATGGAATCGGCCGTGGAGGCCGATATCGCCCAGCTCGAGATACTGTTCGCATTGCATCGGCGCATGGGCGCGGTGATCGATACGACCGAGATCGCCAAGGAGATCGGCGCCCGCGTCCGCGAGGAGCTCGACTACCGCCGCGAGGCCAAGCACATCGCGCTCTACCAGACCATCCTCGCCGACACGGCGCAGGTGCGCGTGCCGGCTGTCGAGGCGGGGCTCTCGACCGGGCGGTTGCTCACCATGCACTGGCTCGACGGCAGCCCGATCCTCTCGCACAAGCAGGACGGGCAGGAGGCGCGCGACCGGATCTCGACCGCGATGTTCAAGGCCTGGTGGCGGCCCTTCAGCCATCACGGCGTCATCCATGGCGACCCGCATCTCGGCAACTACACGGTGTTTTCGGAGGCCGGCGAGCCTGATGGCATCAACCTGCTCGACTATGGCTGCATCCGCATCTTCCCGCCCTCCTTCGTCGGCGGGGTGGTCGATCTCTACCGCGGCCTGCGCGACGGCGAGGATGCCCGGGTCGTCCATGCCTACGAGACCTGGGGCTTCAAGGGGCTGACCAAGGATCTCGTCGACACGCTGAACATCTGGGCACGCTTCATCTACGGGCCGTTGCTGGAGGACCGGACACGGCGCATCGCCGAAGGCGTCGGCCCGGCCGAATACGGCCGCAAGCAGGCCTTCCAGGTGCATCAGGCCTTGAAGCAGCGCGGGCCGGTGACCGTGCCGCGCGAGTTCGTCTTCATGGACCGCGCCGCGATCGGGCTCGGCGGCGTCTTCCTTCATCTCGACGCCGAATTGAATTTCCACCGGCTGTTCGAGACGGAGATCGACGGCTTCTCATTGGAGCGGGTGGCCGAGCGGCAAAGCACGGCGCTGGCAGGCGCCGGCCTGAAGGCGCAGGCCTGA
- a CDS encoding 3-keto-5-aminohexanoate cleavage protein — MTKPIWIEAAINGPWGKERQPGIPISIPDIVADGIAAVEAGAAIVHLHVYDVATGRQRDDWELYAQAIEGIRAKVDAIVYPTIPILGSGYAGDMIGSGRYTHLEELAKRGLVEWGVLDPGSCNWTTFAGIPQGEPGFIYQNPGEHIREGMEVAERHKVHPSYAIYEPGFTRLGAALARAYPGMPTPIYRLMFSDAFAWGFPPREWALEAHLKLLAEDAPEAPVMIAGLGVDLSELIAPAVSRGVHVRGGLEDAPFGCTKTNAALIAETVRKVEAAGGRAASVAEVRANLAGRRPAVDATSS; from the coding sequence GTGACCAAGCCGATCTGGATCGAAGCCGCGATCAACGGGCCCTGGGGCAAAGAGCGCCAGCCTGGTATTCCAATCAGCATTCCCGATATCGTCGCCGACGGCATCGCGGCGGTCGAGGCCGGTGCTGCGATCGTGCATCTGCACGTCTACGATGTCGCGACGGGCCGCCAGCGCGACGACTGGGAGCTCTATGCGCAGGCGATCGAGGGCATTCGCGCCAAGGTCGACGCGATCGTCTATCCGACGATCCCGATCCTCGGTTCCGGCTATGCCGGCGACATGATCGGCTCGGGCCGGTACACCCATCTCGAGGAACTCGCGAAGCGCGGCCTCGTCGAATGGGGCGTGCTCGATCCCGGCTCCTGCAACTGGACGACCTTCGCCGGCATCCCGCAGGGAGAGCCGGGCTTCATCTATCAGAACCCCGGCGAGCATATCCGCGAGGGCATGGAGGTGGCCGAGCGTCACAAGGTCCATCCGAGCTACGCGATCTACGAGCCCGGCTTCACGCGGCTGGGGGCCGCACTGGCCAGGGCCTATCCAGGCATGCCCACGCCGATCTACCGGCTGATGTTCTCCGACGCCTTCGCCTGGGGCTTTCCGCCGCGCGAATGGGCGCTGGAGGCGCATCTCAAGCTGCTGGCCGAGGATGCTCCCGAAGCTCCGGTGATGATCGCCGGGCTCGGCGTCGATCTATCCGAGCTGATCGCGCCCGCCGTCTCACGCGGGGTCCATGTTCGCGGCGGGTTGGAGGATGCGCCCTTCGGCTGCACCAAGACCAATGCGGCCTTGATCGCCGAGACGGTTCGCAAGGTCGAGGCTGCTGGAGGGCGGGCCGCCAGCGTGGCCGAGGTGCGGGCGAATCTCGCGGGACGCCGGCCGGCGGTGGACGCAACGTCAAGCTGA
- a CDS encoding Re/Si-specific NAD(P)(+) transhydrogenase subunit alpha, whose amino-acid sequence MRIAVPAETQGAETRVAATPETVRKFKGLGAEVVIQTGAGIASGIVDAEYEAAGATIAKTAAKALAGADIVLKVCRPGEGEIAGLPAGALVIAVMDPYGSEAQVEALAKANVAAFAMEFMPRITRAQVMDVLSSQANLAGYRAVIDGAAEYGRALPMMMTAAGTVPAARIFIMGVGVAGLQAIATARRLGAIVTATDVRPATKEQVESLGAKFLAVEDEEFKQAQTAGGYAKEMSKEYQAKQAELTASHIAKQDIVITTALIPGRPAPKLISTAMVESMKPGSVIVDLAVERGGNCELAKPGEVVTTPNGVKIVGHLNVPGRLPATSSSLYAKNLYAFVETLIDKAEKKLAVNWDDELVKATALTKDGAVIHPNFAPKA is encoded by the coding sequence ATGCGCATTGCTGTCCCAGCCGAAACGCAAGGGGCGGAAACCCGCGTCGCCGCGACGCCGGAGACCGTCCGCAAGTTCAAGGGCCTCGGCGCCGAGGTCGTGATCCAGACGGGGGCCGGCATTGCTTCCGGCATCGTCGACGCGGAATACGAGGCGGCCGGCGCGACGATCGCGAAGACCGCGGCCAAGGCGCTCGCCGGCGCCGACATCGTGCTGAAGGTGTGCCGTCCGGGCGAGGGCGAGATCGCCGGCCTGCCTGCGGGCGCGCTCGTCATCGCCGTGATGGACCCCTATGGCAGCGAGGCGCAGGTCGAGGCGCTGGCCAAGGCCAATGTCGCCGCCTTCGCCATGGAATTCATGCCGCGCATCACCCGCGCGCAGGTGATGGACGTGCTGTCCTCGCAGGCCAATCTCGCCGGCTACCGCGCCGTGATCGACGGCGCCGCCGAATACGGCCGGGCGCTGCCGATGATGATGACGGCGGCGGGCACGGTGCCGGCCGCGCGCATCTTCATCATGGGCGTCGGCGTCGCCGGCCTGCAGGCGATCGCAACCGCGCGCCGCCTCGGCGCCATCGTGACGGCGACCGACGTGCGCCCCGCCACCAAGGAGCAGGTCGAATCGCTCGGCGCCAAGTTCCTCGCCGTCGAGGACGAGGAGTTCAAGCAGGCGCAGACGGCCGGCGGCTACGCCAAGGAAATGTCCAAGGAATACCAGGCGAAGCAGGCGGAATTGACCGCCAGCCACATCGCCAAGCAGGACATCGTCATCACCACCGCGCTGATCCCCGGCCGGCCCGCGCCGAAGCTGATTTCGACCGCGATGGTCGAGAGCATGAAGCCGGGCTCCGTGATCGTCGACCTCGCGGTCGAGCGCGGGGGCAATTGCGAGCTGGCGAAGCCCGGCGAGGTCGTCACGACCCCGAACGGCGTCAAGATCGTCGGCCATCTCAACGTGCCCGGCCGCCTGCCGGCGACCTCGTCCTCGCTCTACGCCAAGAACCTCTATGCCTTCGTCGAGACGCTGATCGACAAGGCCGAGAAGAAGCTCGCGGTGAACTGGGACGACGAGCTGGTGAAGGCCACCGCCCTGACGAAGGACGGCGCCGTCATCCATCCGAATTTCGCGCCGAAGGCCTGA
- a CDS encoding bestrophin-like domain, whose product MSPIAIGCIAFLCVFGAALAGMVLRSRLPDHHLAPESRDAIKLATAIIGTLSALALGLLIASAKRSFDDAGLERRTSAARVLLLDRVMAHYGPETQPMRLALRKALEARLSAERDDGVHDIPLAEGFDVEAIQDGLRGLTPTTEAQRLLQSRALQVSGDIAEARWVRTETEVGGFPTPFLAVLILWFTLLFASFGILAPSNGTVVFTLLVCALSVSVALVLIIDMDHPYLGFIRVSDAPFRTALERLGRP is encoded by the coding sequence ATGAGCCCCATCGCCATCGGCTGCATCGCCTTTCTCTGCGTGTTCGGCGCGGCGCTCGCGGGAATGGTGCTGCGCTCGCGCCTGCCCGACCACCATCTGGCTCCCGAATCCAGGGATGCGATCAAGCTGGCGACGGCGATCATCGGGACGCTTTCGGCACTAGCGCTCGGGCTCCTCATCGCTTCGGCGAAGCGATCCTTCGACGATGCCGGCCTGGAGAGGCGGACGTCGGCGGCGCGCGTGCTCCTGCTTGATCGCGTCATGGCGCATTACGGGCCGGAAACGCAGCCGATGCGCCTGGCGCTTCGCAAGGCCCTCGAAGCGAGGCTGAGCGCCGAACGGGATGACGGTGTCCACGATATCCCGCTCGCCGAGGGCTTCGACGTCGAAGCCATTCAGGATGGGCTGCGGGGCCTGACGCCGACGACCGAAGCGCAGCGCCTGCTTCAGTCGCGTGCGCTTCAGGTCAGCGGCGACATCGCCGAAGCGAGATGGGTGCGCACCGAAACGGAGGTGGGCGGGTTTCCCACCCCGTTTCTCGCGGTGCTGATCCTGTGGTTCACCTTGCTCTTCGCCTCCTTCGGTATCCTCGCGCCGAGCAACGGGACGGTCGTGTTCACGCTGCTCGTCTGCGCCCTGTCCGTCAGCGTCGCCCTGGTCCTCATCATCGACATGGATCATCCCTATCTCGGCTTCATCCGTGTCTCCGACGCCCCTTTCAGAACGGCGCTCGAACGGCTGGGGCGGCCGTGA